The sequence below is a genomic window from Streptomyces sp. B21-105.
TCGATGGCGGCGGCCGTGGTGTCCTCAGCAGTCGGCCAGAGACCGGTGTACTTGTCGAGCGTGATCGACGGCTTCGAGTGGCCGAGGCGCACCTGCACGGTCTTCACGTTCTCCCGCTGCGTGATCAGGCACGAGGCGTAAAAGTCGCGCAACCCGTGCAGCGTCAGCTTGTCCGACACCCGCACGGCCGAACCCGCCTCGGTCAGAGCCTTGTTCGCGTCCTCCCGCATCCGCTTCCATACGCGCGTCCAAGTCGACCGGCGGATCGGTCGGCCGCTGTCGTCGGTGAACAGCAGCCGGACCGTTCGCACAACCGGCTTGAGCGGGTCGGTCCGGTCCTCCAGCTGCCGACCGACCGCAGGGAAGTCGCGTAGGTGGTCCCGCACGGCCGCCAGAGCCGACGGGGCCAACGGCACCTCCCGATACGACTCCGGCGTCTTCAGCGGGCCGATGTACTGCGCTCCGCTGTCGGGCGTCACCAGCTGCTGACTCGCCTCGACGACGGCGCGCTCGGCGTCGACGTGGGCCTCGAGGCCGAACAGCTCCCCCTGCCTCAGGCCGCTGGACGCGGCGAGCCGCACCAGGGCCCTGTACCGGGCCGGCGCCGCCTTGATGAGGGCGAGGACGGCGTCCGGGTGCGGGATGAGGACGCCCCGCCGCACCTCGGGGAGCTTCACGCCCTCGCACGGGTTGACCCGGATCGCCCCGTCGAGGACGGCCATGCGCAGCACGGTGTTCAGCACCTCGAAATGGCTTCCGACCGTGGATGCCTCGTACCGGTCGGCCTGCGACTTCACCCACGCCTGCACGTCGGCGCGCTTGATGCTGGCCACGCCGCGGTT
It includes:
- a CDS encoding tyrosine-type recombinase/integrase; protein product: MAEVYDRWHLSRPPAGAVPCATCSTKTKTVYPGADHGKGKRWQVRYRDADGAQRKENFANKPPAVARAAEVETDLNKGQFIDRAAGRETFRTLGEAWRTSAIHRERTGGRVERTLRLHLYPAFGNRGVASIKRADVQAWVKSQADRYEASTVGSHFEVLNTVLRMAVLDGAIRVNPCEGVKLPEVRRGVLIPHPDAVLALIKAAPARYRALVRLAASSGLRQGELFGLEAHVDAERAVVEASQQLVTPDSGAQYIGPLKTPESYREVPLAPSALAAVRDHLRDFPAVGRQLEDRTDPLKPVVRTVRLLFTDDSGRPIRRSTWTRVWKRMREDANKALTEAGSAVRVSDKLTLHGLRDFYASCLITQRENVKTVQVRLGHSKPSITLDKYTGLWPTAEDTTAAAIESVLGVTAAPVEDVTAGEIRRILRALPRVTLPKQCALVVPSQPGTGHPLPL